In Agromyces archimandritae, one genomic interval encodes:
- a CDS encoding helix-turn-helix domain-containing protein — protein MPTATLSSREVARRLKTHPRQVARLVVRGLLIPAYQAPGPRGAYLFDAAEVDRFLAEHADGDAA, from the coding sequence ATGCCCACCGCTACGTTGTCGTCTCGCGAGGTCGCGCGACGCCTGAAGACCCATCCCCGCCAGGTCGCGCGCCTCGTGGTCCGCGGCCTACTCATCCCCGCCTACCAGGCGCCCGGCCCGCGCGGCGCCTACCTGTTCGATGCCGCCGAGGTCGATCGCTTCCTCGCCGAGCACGCCGATGGTGACGCCGCGTGA
- a CDS encoding helix-turn-helix domain-containing protein: MSQTLTIAPQSGGRVPSFDIGDRLRKARVTAGLEQSDLSELTGISVTSISAAEKGKTAPRRSTLILWAAATGVDIQWLREGRTSRYSVDA, encoded by the coding sequence ATGAGCCAGACACTTACCATCGCACCTCAGAGCGGCGGGCGGGTTCCGTCGTTCGATATCGGCGATCGGCTGCGCAAGGCGCGGGTTACTGCCGGTCTTGAGCAGTCCGACCTTTCCGAGCTCACGGGCATTTCCGTGACCTCGATCTCAGCCGCGGAGAAGGGCAAGACCGCTCCGAGGCGCTCGACGCTGATCCTGTGGGCGGCGGCGACGGGCGTCGATATTCAGTGGTTGAGGGAGGGACGAACGTCGCGCTATAGCGTTGACGCATGA
- a CDS encoding 4-(cytidine 5'-diphospho)-2-C-methyl-D-erythritol kinase, with amino-acid sequence MTIAAAADAVHARAPGKINLFMRVGALQPDGYHDVATAYQAVSLYEDVHAYPGMGFSVEFSGSIDTAGLPTDRTNLAIRAAKLLARRAGVSQGVHLEIEKHVPIAGGMGGGSADAAATLIACDALWGTELGREELHALAAELGADVPFALAGGTAIGTGRGDRLSPALTTGTFHWVLALADYGVSTPEVYRQVDTIREERPELVPADAPEVDAEVLHALRAGDAGRLAAALHNDLQDATLRLAPDLAPVLDLGRSAGALAAIVSGSGPTVAFLASGADAAIELQVALSASQLTALHVHGPVPGARVLG; translated from the coding sequence ATGACGATCGCGGCGGCCGCCGACGCAGTCCACGCGCGGGCTCCCGGCAAGATCAACCTGTTCATGCGCGTCGGCGCCCTGCAGCCCGACGGCTACCACGACGTCGCGACCGCCTACCAGGCCGTGTCGCTCTACGAAGACGTGCACGCCTACCCCGGCATGGGCTTCTCGGTCGAATTCAGCGGCTCGATCGACACCGCGGGCCTGCCGACCGACCGCACGAACCTCGCGATCCGCGCCGCGAAACTCCTCGCCCGCCGCGCCGGCGTCTCGCAGGGCGTGCACCTCGAGATCGAGAAGCACGTCCCGATCGCGGGCGGCATGGGCGGCGGGTCGGCGGATGCCGCGGCCACCCTCATCGCCTGCGACGCCCTCTGGGGAACGGAGCTCGGCCGCGAGGAACTCCATGCGCTGGCCGCCGAACTCGGCGCCGACGTGCCCTTCGCCCTCGCCGGCGGCACCGCGATCGGCACCGGCCGAGGCGACCGGCTGAGCCCGGCGCTGACGACGGGCACCTTCCACTGGGTGCTCGCGCTCGCCGACTACGGCGTCTCGACGCCCGAGGTGTACCGCCAGGTCGACACGATCCGCGAGGAGCGCCCCGAGCTCGTGCCGGCCGATGCGCCCGAAGTGGATGCCGAGGTGCTCCACGCCCTGCGCGCCGGCGACGCCGGCCGCCTGGCCGCCGCCCTCCACAACGACCTGCAGGATGCGACGCTGCGCCTCGCACCCGACCTCGCCCCGGTGCTCGACCTCGGCCGCAGCGCCGGCGCCCTGGCCGCGATCGTGTCGGGTTCGGGGCCGACGGTCGCGTTCCTCGCGAGCGGTGCGGATGCCGCGATCGAGCTCCAGGTCGCGCTCTCGGCCTCGCAGCTGACCGCCCTCCACGTGCACGGCCCCGTGCCGGGCGCGCGGGTGCTGGGGTAG
- a CDS encoding FMN-dependent NADH-azoreductase, translating to MPTLLRIDASISGTASRTRRITQAFTDAWSARGPEFAVVSRDLAADPIPHLPDAALHWPARMRPADAAPPAAAEALQAELIAELVAADVLLLGAPMYNYSLPSTLKAWIDHVHVPGVTADFDEPAHPLAGRPAIIATACGASYEPGGPTDGWDHTVPPLELVLGTAFRMQVEVVATELTLADTIPAMAGMREAAAEQLEAAVERARALAAR from the coding sequence ATGCCAACGCTCTTGCGCATCGACGCGTCCATCAGCGGAACCGCCTCCCGCACCCGGCGGATCACCCAGGCCTTCACCGACGCCTGGTCGGCGCGCGGGCCCGAGTTCGCGGTCGTCTCCCGCGATCTCGCGGCCGATCCGATCCCGCACCTGCCCGATGCGGCGCTGCACTGGCCGGCCCGGATGCGCCCGGCCGACGCCGCGCCGCCGGCGGCCGCCGAGGCCCTGCAGGCCGAGCTCATCGCCGAGCTCGTCGCCGCCGACGTGCTGCTCCTCGGCGCCCCGATGTACAACTATTCGCTGCCCTCGACCCTGAAGGCGTGGATCGACCATGTGCACGTGCCCGGCGTGACCGCCGATTTCGACGAGCCCGCGCATCCGCTCGCCGGCCGGCCGGCGATCATCGCGACGGCGTGCGGCGCATCCTACGAGCCGGGCGGGCCGACGGACGGCTGGGACCACACCGTGCCGCCCCTCGAGCTCGTGCTCGGCACCGCGTTCCGGATGCAGGTCGAGGTCGTCGCGACCGAGCTGACGCTCGCCGACACGATCCCGGCGATGGCGGGGATGCGCGAGGCCGCCGCCGAGCAGCTCGAAGCCGCGGTCGAGCGGGCGCGCGCCCTCGCCGCCCGCTGA
- a CDS encoding ABC-F family ATP-binding cassette domain-containing protein has protein sequence MAHLLGAEALHLEYPTKVVFDSVSLGVNEGDRIGIVGRNGDGKSSLLGMLAGRREPDAGRVTVRRGVTIGVLDQADTLDGSLTVGEAVVGDRPEHEWAGDARVRDIIRGLLGELAWDAGVATLSGGQRRRVALAALLAGEWDVLALDEPTNHLDVEAITWLAGHLKQRWAPNAGGLLVVTHDRWFLDEVCTATWEVHDRIVEPFEGGYAAYILQRVERDRQAASIEAKRQNLARKELAWLRRGAPARTSKPKFRIDAANVLIADVPEIRDRVSLQSLAVSRLGKDVVDLEDVSVAYDGREVLRDVEWRIAPGERTGVLGVNGAGKSTLLGLVDGSVKPSSGRVKRGKTVRVATLTQRLDELEEHLQDPVRTVIGRLRTSYTIGTGSKAQELTPGQLLERMGFESKQLSTPVKDLSGGQKRRLQLLLILLDQPNVLILDEPTNDLDTDMLAAIEDLLDSWPGTLLVVSHDRYFIERVTDQQFAVIDGRLRHLPGGVDEYLRLSAASRTSGAGADVARAAAAVSPLEGSAAPAAPARSGAEAHAIRKEIGAAERKLERLGQRVAGIHERMAAHDQADYAGLASLNEELRAAEAETAELEERWLELSELVG, from the coding sequence ATGGCACATCTGCTCGGGGCCGAGGCCCTGCACCTCGAATACCCGACGAAGGTCGTCTTCGATTCCGTCTCGCTTGGCGTGAACGAGGGCGATCGCATCGGCATCGTCGGCCGCAACGGCGACGGCAAGTCGAGCCTGCTCGGCATGCTCGCCGGGCGCCGCGAACCCGACGCCGGCCGGGTGACCGTGCGTCGCGGGGTGACGATCGGCGTGCTCGACCAGGCCGACACGCTCGACGGCTCCCTGACGGTCGGCGAGGCCGTCGTCGGCGACCGCCCCGAGCACGAGTGGGCCGGCGATGCGCGGGTGCGCGACATCATCCGGGGTCTGCTCGGCGAGCTGGCCTGGGATGCCGGGGTGGCGACCCTCTCGGGCGGGCAGCGGCGGCGCGTCGCGCTCGCGGCGCTGCTCGCGGGCGAGTGGGATGTGCTGGCCCTCGACGAGCCGACGAACCACCTGGACGTCGAGGCGATCACGTGGCTCGCCGGGCATCTGAAGCAGCGCTGGGCGCCGAATGCGGGCGGGCTGCTCGTCGTCACGCACGACCGCTGGTTCCTGGACGAGGTGTGCACGGCGACGTGGGAGGTGCACGACCGGATCGTCGAGCCCTTCGAGGGCGGGTACGCGGCGTACATCCTGCAGCGCGTCGAGCGGGATCGCCAGGCGGCATCCATCGAGGCGAAGCGGCAGAACCTGGCCCGCAAGGAGCTCGCGTGGCTGCGTCGCGGCGCGCCGGCGCGCACGAGCAAACCGAAGTTCCGCATCGACGCGGCGAACGTGCTCATCGCCGATGTGCCCGAGATCCGCGACCGGGTCTCGTTGCAGTCCCTCGCCGTCTCCCGCCTCGGCAAGGACGTCGTCGACCTCGAGGACGTGTCGGTCGCCTACGACGGCCGCGAGGTGCTGCGGGACGTCGAGTGGCGCATCGCGCCGGGCGAGCGCACCGGCGTCCTCGGCGTGAACGGCGCGGGCAAGTCGACGCTGCTCGGCCTCGTCGACGGCAGCGTGAAGCCGTCGTCCGGTCGCGTCAAACGGGGCAAGACGGTGCGCGTGGCAACCCTCACGCAGCGCCTCGACGAGCTCGAGGAGCACCTGCAGGACCCGGTCCGCACGGTCATCGGGCGCCTCCGCACGAGCTACACGATCGGCACCGGTTCGAAGGCGCAGGAGCTCACGCCGGGCCAGCTCCTGGAGCGCATGGGCTTCGAGAGCAAGCAGCTCTCCACCCCGGTGAAGGACCTCTCGGGCGGGCAGAAACGCCGCCTGCAGCTGCTGCTCATCCTGCTCGACCAGCCCAACGTGCTCATCCTCGACGAGCCGACGAACGACCTCGACACCGACATGCTCGCCGCCATCGAGGATCTCCTCGATTCCTGGCCGGGTACGCTCCTCGTCGTCAGCCACGACCGTTACTTCATCGAGCGCGTCACCGATCAGCAGTTCGCGGTGATCGACGGGCGCCTGCGCCACCTGCCGGGCGGGGTGGACGAGTATCTGCGGCTCTCGGCGGCCTCGCGCACGTCGGGGGCGGGTGCGGATGTCGCACGCGCCGCCGCAGCGGTCTCGCCCCTCGAAGGCAGTGCGGCCCCGGCCGCGCCGGCGCGTTCCGGCGCCGAAGCGCACGCGATCCGCAAGGAGATCGGCGCAGCCGAACGCAAGCTGGAGCGGCTCGGGCAGCGCGTCGCCGGCATCCACGAGCGGATGGCCGCGCACGACCAGGCCGACTATGCGGGCCTGGCGTCGCTGAACGAGGAGCTGCGGGCCGCCGAGGCGGAGACGGCCGAGCTCGAGGAGCGCTGGCTCGAACTCAGCGAGCTCGTCGGGTGA
- a CDS encoding CdaR family transcriptional regulator, which yields MRAPAGTVFLSAELAQRIVDTLDPALEANLNLMDAGGTIVASRDASRIGTRHPAAREAAASGEAVLVRPGRERTGERAGANLPLVHRGQVIGVVGVTGPPEEARRIAMLLVHTIGLLLEREFEFEGESRRDAEDRELLSRLVYGAKPEDAIALLERRRPGVAWVLRAVVPGVPPAAVPGASGVDAASAVPRADAPDAVPAVDAAAARRLRSGTATPVVAAMLRGVLWCASAGEPDDEARIRLILAELAPGARVVRTEPCASPAELVREAGHLVTLTTRRGVLAAASESGELPVARARLALAAAALPEAMLLALAEPLTALGPGERATLEQFLRSGSAVAAARAGFTHRNTVMQRLERVARRTGFDAHLPEQAATLALAFVADRELADRGRSAHPPAS from the coding sequence GTGCGGGCACCGGCGGGCACCGTGTTCCTGAGCGCCGAGCTGGCCCAGCGGATCGTCGACACCCTCGATCCCGCGCTCGAGGCGAACCTGAATCTCATGGACGCCGGCGGCACGATCGTCGCCTCGCGCGATGCGAGCCGCATCGGCACCCGGCATCCCGCCGCCCGCGAGGCCGCCGCCTCGGGCGAGGCGGTCCTCGTCCGGCCCGGCCGGGAGCGCACCGGCGAACGCGCCGGGGCGAATCTGCCGCTCGTGCACCGCGGGCAGGTCATCGGCGTCGTCGGGGTGACCGGCCCGCCCGAGGAGGCGCGGCGCATCGCGATGCTGCTGGTGCACACGATCGGCCTGCTGCTGGAGCGCGAGTTCGAGTTCGAGGGCGAGTCGCGCCGCGACGCCGAGGACCGCGAGCTGCTCAGCCGCCTCGTCTACGGCGCGAAGCCGGAGGATGCGATCGCCCTGCTCGAGCGCCGCCGCCCGGGCGTCGCCTGGGTGCTGCGCGCCGTCGTGCCGGGCGTGCCGCCGGCTGCGGTGCCCGGGGCGTCGGGTGTGGATGCCGCGAGCGCCGTGCCCCGGGCGGATGCCCCGGATGCCGTGCCCGCGGTGGATGCCGCGGCCGCACGCCGCTTGCGCTCGGGCACCGCGACCCCGGTCGTCGCCGCGATGCTCCGCGGGGTGCTCTGGTGCGCCTCGGCGGGGGAGCCCGACGACGAGGCCCGGATCCGGCTCATCCTCGCCGAGCTCGCCCCCGGCGCCCGCGTCGTGCGGACCGAACCGTGCGCTTCGCCGGCCGAACTCGTCCGCGAGGCGGGGCATCTGGTCACCCTCACGACGCGGCGGGGTGTCCTGGCCGCTGCGAGCGAGAGCGGCGAGCTGCCCGTCGCCCGGGCGCGGCTCGCCCTGGCGGCCGCGGCGCTGCCCGAGGCGATGCTCCTGGCCCTCGCCGAGCCGCTCACGGCGCTCGGGCCGGGGGAGCGGGCCACGCTCGAGCAGTTCCTCCGCTCCGGCAGCGCCGTCGCCGCGGCCCGCGCGGGCTTCACCCACCGCAACACGGTCATGCAGCGCCTCGAACGCGTCGCCCGGCGAACGGGCTTCGATGCGCACCTGCCCGAGCAGGCCGCGACCCTCGCCCTCGCGTTCGTCGCCGATCGCGAACTCGCCGACCGCGGGCGTTCGGCGCATCCACCCGCCTCCTGA
- a CDS encoding glycerate kinase, with amino-acid sequence MPDSHRAVVVAAPDSFKGSCTAFEAAEAMLAGARSVFGDAAEYRAVPLADGGEGTLDALLAAWSVDARHARVHDAIGRPRDARYGLSADGRTAMIEAAEANGLPAVSDVPLRPLDADTFGVGELVLDALDRGAGEILLCIGGSATNDGGTGLLRALGVRFLDENGDEVAPGAAGLAGIARVDVDGLDARARAAEWRIAVDVQFPLTGPRGAAAVFGPQKGAGPEDVARIDAGLAHLAGVLADVSGADPASYTDRPGFGAAGGIALGCVALLGATTVAGSELVSDAIGLPGILADASLVLTGEGRFDEQSLNGKVIDLVARSRPAEVPVVVIAGSIALDAAECRAAGVTAAFSIASGPESLDELVRHACTRIRETAAQACGLLAHEL; translated from the coding sequence ATGCCCGATTCCCATCGCGCCGTCGTCGTCGCGGCCCCTGACTCGTTCAAGGGCAGCTGCACCGCCTTCGAAGCCGCCGAGGCCATGCTCGCCGGTGCCCGGTCGGTCTTCGGCGATGCCGCCGAGTACCGTGCGGTGCCGCTCGCCGACGGCGGCGAGGGAACCCTCGACGCGCTCCTCGCCGCCTGGTCTGTGGATGCCCGGCACGCCCGCGTGCACGATGCCATCGGCCGCCCCCGCGACGCCCGGTACGGGCTGAGCGCCGACGGCCGCACCGCGATGATCGAGGCCGCCGAGGCAAACGGACTGCCCGCCGTGAGCGACGTGCCGCTGCGACCCCTCGACGCCGACACCTTCGGCGTGGGCGAGCTCGTGCTCGACGCCCTGGATCGCGGCGCCGGCGAGATCCTGCTGTGCATCGGCGGCTCGGCCACGAACGACGGCGGCACCGGGCTGCTCAGGGCGCTCGGCGTGCGCTTCCTCGACGAGAACGGCGACGAGGTCGCCCCCGGCGCGGCCGGCCTCGCCGGCATCGCCCGGGTCGACGTCGATGGCCTCGACGCGCGCGCCCGTGCCGCCGAGTGGCGCATCGCCGTCGACGTGCAATTCCCGCTGACCGGCCCCCGCGGAGCCGCGGCCGTGTTCGGCCCGCAGAAGGGCGCCGGGCCCGAGGACGTCGCGCGCATCGACGCGGGGCTCGCGCACCTGGCCGGCGTGCTCGCCGATGTTTCGGGTGCGGATCCCGCCTCCTACACGGATCGGCCGGGCTTCGGCGCGGCCGGCGGCATCGCGCTCGGCTGCGTCGCCCTGCTCGGTGCGACGACGGTGGCCGGCTCGGAGCTCGTCTCCGACGCGATCGGCCTGCCCGGCATCCTCGCCGATGCGAGCCTCGTGCTCACCGGGGAGGGGCGCTTCGACGAGCAGTCCCTGAACGGCAAGGTCATCGACCTCGTCGCCCGTTCGCGCCCCGCCGAGGTGCCCGTCGTCGTCATCGCGGGATCCATCGCCCTCGATGCGGCCGAGTGCCGCGCGGCCGGCGTCACCGCCGCCTTCTCGATCGCATCGGGTCCCGAATCCCTCGACGAACTCGTGCGGCACGCATGCACCCGCATCCGCGAGACCGCCGCGCAGGCCTGCGGCCTCCTCGCCCACGAACTGTGA
- a CDS encoding GntP family permease, which produces MLDLIVLLVLVAGIILVTAKLKISPFLALLGAAFIGAFAFRLPVDTIIPTITESFGKTMGNIGLVILFGTMIGVILERSGGAIAMADALIKLIGTRFPTLTMSVIGYIVSIPVFCDSGFVILNSLKKAIAGRAKVSLVAMSIALMTGLYATHTLVPPTPGPLAAAANLEVDSQLGLLIGLGLVVAAVSALAGLLYANVFLKRDVELLPMPEGEVEESYEDLKAAYGKLPNAFVAFLPILIPILLICLSSIAKLPSLPFGDGVFPAVVNFIGTPVIALAIGLISAVFLLRGSGKLARFNTQIADSITIAAPILMITSAGAAFGGVLGASSITSFLSDNLATLGLGIAVPFIISAALKTAQGSSTVAMVTTSAMLLPLLPALGLGSPVGGVLSVLAIGAGAMVVSHANDSYFWVVSQFSRIPTPVAYRTLTPATAIQGVSAFAVVWVMSLFML; this is translated from the coding sequence ATGCTCGATCTCATCGTGCTCCTCGTCCTCGTGGCGGGGATCATCCTCGTGACCGCGAAACTCAAGATCTCCCCGTTCCTCGCCCTCCTCGGCGCAGCCTTCATCGGAGCGTTCGCGTTCCGGCTGCCGGTCGACACGATCATCCCGACCATCACCGAGTCCTTCGGCAAGACGATGGGCAACATCGGCCTGGTCATCCTCTTCGGCACCATGATCGGGGTGATCCTCGAACGTTCCGGAGGCGCGATCGCCATGGCCGATGCGCTCATCAAGCTCATCGGCACGAGGTTCCCGACCCTCACGATGAGCGTCATCGGCTACATCGTGTCGATCCCCGTGTTCTGCGACTCGGGCTTCGTGATCCTGAACTCGCTGAAGAAGGCGATCGCCGGCCGGGCGAAGGTCTCGCTCGTGGCGATGTCGATCGCCCTCATGACCGGCCTCTACGCCACGCACACCCTCGTGCCGCCGACGCCCGGCCCGCTCGCGGCCGCCGCGAACCTCGAAGTCGACTCGCAGCTCGGCCTCCTCATCGGCCTGGGTCTCGTCGTCGCCGCCGTCTCGGCGCTGGCCGGCCTGCTGTACGCGAACGTGTTCCTGAAGCGCGACGTCGAGCTCCTGCCGATGCCCGAGGGCGAGGTCGAGGAGAGCTACGAGGACCTGAAGGCCGCCTACGGCAAGCTGCCGAACGCCTTCGTCGCCTTCCTGCCGATCCTCATCCCGATCCTCCTGATCTGCCTCTCCTCGATCGCGAAGCTGCCTTCGCTGCCCTTCGGCGACGGCGTCTTCCCGGCCGTCGTGAACTTCATCGGCACGCCCGTGATCGCCCTGGCGATCGGCCTCATCTCCGCCGTGTTCCTGCTGCGCGGATCGGGCAAGCTCGCCCGCTTCAACACGCAGATCGCCGACTCGATCACCATCGCCGCGCCGATCCTCATGATCACCTCGGCCGGTGCGGCCTTCGGCGGCGTGCTCGGGGCGAGCTCGATCACCTCCTTCCTCTCCGACAACCTCGCGACCCTCGGCCTCGGCATCGCGGTGCCGTTCATCATCTCGGCGGCGCTGAAGACCGCGCAGGGCTCCTCGACGGTCGCGATGGTCACGACCTCGGCGATGCTGCTGCCGTTGCTGCCGGCCCTCGGCCTCGGCAGCCCCGTCGGCGGCGTACTGTCGGTGCTCGCGATCGGCGCCGGCGCGATGGTCGTCTCGCATGCGAACGACTCGTACTTCTGGGTCGTGTCGCAGTTCAGCCGCATCCCCACCCCGGTTGCGTACCGCACGCTCACGCCGGCCACGGCGATCCAGGGCGTCTCGGCCTTCGCCGTCGTGTGGGTCATGAGCCTGTTCATGCTGTAG
- a CDS encoding ectoine synthase, with protein sequence MIVRTLDEITDTDADVKSENWRSKRIILAKEGVGFSVHETTLYAGTESRFWYANHIEAVFITKGEGTITDLGTGETHELAPGTIYLLNDHDQHIVRPRTEITCVCVFNPPVTGREVHDENGVYPLVVEELPEPA encoded by the coding sequence ATGATCGTCCGCACCCTCGACGAGATCACCGACACCGACGCCGACGTCAAGTCCGAGAACTGGCGCAGCAAGCGCATCATCCTCGCGAAGGAGGGCGTGGGCTTCTCGGTGCACGAGACGACCCTCTACGCCGGCACCGAGAGCCGCTTCTGGTACGCCAACCACATCGAGGCCGTCTTCATCACCAAGGGCGAGGGCACCATCACCGACCTCGGCACCGGCGAGACCCACGAGCTCGCGCCGGGCACGATCTACCTGCTGAACGACCACGACCAGCACATCGTGCGCCCGCGCACCGAGATCACCTGCGTCTGCGTCTTCAATCCGCCCGTCACCGGCCGCGAGGTCCACGACGAGAACGGCGTCTACCCGCTCGTCGTCGAGGAGCTGCCCGAGCCGGCGTGA
- the ectB gene encoding diaminobutyrate--2-oxoglutarate transaminase produces the protein MTPSPHASAAQDPALIELESGVRSYSRSWPVVFDRAVGSRLYDTAGRGYLDFFAGAGALNYGHNPSELKRALIEYLSDDRVMHSLDMFTAARNDFISEFRTRILEPRGLDHRLLFPGPGGTNAVEAALKIARKATGRTNVLSFTNAFHGMTLGALAVTGNALKRGGAGIPLTGAVPMPYDGYADGGDFALLERLLADPGSGLDAPAAVIVETLQGEGGLNPARVEWLQRLAELCREHGIVLIVDDVQMGCGRTGSFFSFEEAGIVPDIVCLSKSISGYGIPMALTLVRPELDVFAPGEHNGTFRGVSAGFATAAEAIRQYWSDDTLAADVRRKGERTGVRLAAIAEAHPVIAVRAKGRGLARGIEMSGGEIADAVCAEAFEHGMLVETSGPRGEVVKLLPALTISDAELDEGLDILERAVAAVAGRTLARATASTEPEREEQPA, from the coding sequence ATGACCCCTTCGCCCCACGCATCCGCCGCCCAGGACCCGGCCCTCATCGAGCTCGAGTCCGGCGTGCGCAGTTACTCCCGCTCCTGGCCCGTCGTCTTCGACCGGGCCGTCGGCAGCCGCCTCTACGACACGGCAGGCCGCGGGTACCTCGACTTCTTCGCCGGCGCCGGCGCCCTGAACTACGGCCACAACCCGTCCGAGCTGAAGCGCGCCCTCATCGAATACCTCAGCGACGACCGCGTCATGCACTCGCTCGACATGTTCACCGCCGCGCGCAACGACTTCATCAGCGAGTTCCGCACCCGCATCCTCGAGCCGCGCGGCCTCGACCACCGCCTGCTCTTCCCCGGCCCCGGCGGCACGAACGCCGTCGAAGCCGCGCTCAAGATCGCCCGCAAGGCCACCGGCCGCACGAACGTGCTCTCCTTCACGAACGCGTTCCACGGCATGACCCTCGGCGCCCTCGCCGTCACCGGCAACGCCCTGAAGCGCGGCGGCGCCGGCATCCCCCTCACCGGCGCCGTGCCCATGCCGTACGACGGATACGCCGACGGCGGCGACTTCGCCCTGCTCGAACGGCTCCTCGCCGACCCCGGCTCGGGCCTCGACGCCCCCGCCGCGGTCATCGTCGAGACACTGCAGGGCGAGGGCGGGCTGAACCCGGCACGCGTGGAATGGCTGCAGCGGCTCGCCGAGCTCTGCCGCGAGCACGGCATCGTCCTCATCGTCGACGACGTGCAGATGGGCTGCGGACGGACCGGCTCCTTCTTCAGCTTCGAAGAGGCCGGGATCGTGCCCGACATCGTGTGCCTGTCGAAGTCGATCTCGGGCTACGGGATCCCGATGGCCCTCACCCTCGTCCGGCCCGAGCTCGACGTCTTCGCGCCCGGCGAGCACAACGGCACCTTCCGCGGCGTCAGCGCCGGCTTCGCGACCGCCGCCGAGGCCATCCGCCAGTACTGGAGCGACGACACCCTCGCCGCCGACGTGCGCCGCAAGGGCGAGCGCACCGGCGTTCGCCTCGCCGCGATCGCAGAGGCCCACCCGGTCATCGCCGTCCGTGCGAAGGGCCGCGGCCTCGCCCGCGGCATCGAGATGTCCGGCGGCGAGATCGCCGACGCCGTCTGCGCCGAAGCCTTCGAGCACGGGATGCTCGTCGAGACGAGCGGCCCGCGCGGCGAGGTCGTGAAGCTGCTGCCGGCGCTCACGATCAGCGACGCCGAACTCGACGAGGGCCTCGACATCCTCGAACGCGCCGTCGCCGCCGTCGCCGGGCGCACGCTCGCGCGCGCCACGGCATCCACCGAACCCGAACGAGAGGAACAGCCCGCATGA
- the ectA gene encoding diaminobutyrate acetyltransferase: protein MSSTQIETTVHDVEKLNPEIVVPDLEHASEMWRIAKHTEVLDLNTSYAYLVYCRDFARTSRVALDGDDAVGFVMGHVRPERPHHLFIWQVAVDESHRGQGLAGRMLDELYADVAASNDIHSLETTITDDNEASQRLFGSFARRWQDAAMTVDPLFEPAHFPDGHGAERLYEIGPITLPEGFDAASEAREPIGTRA from the coding sequence ATGTCATCGACTCAGATTGAGACCACCGTCCACGATGTCGAGAAGCTAAACCCGGAGATCGTCGTCCCCGACCTCGAACACGCCTCTGAGATGTGGCGCATCGCCAAGCACACCGAGGTCCTCGACCTCAACACCTCCTACGCGTACCTCGTCTACTGCCGCGACTTCGCCCGCACCAGCCGGGTCGCGCTCGACGGCGACGACGCGGTCGGTTTCGTGATGGGCCACGTCCGCCCCGAACGCCCGCACCACCTCTTCATCTGGCAGGTCGCCGTCGACGAGAGCCACCGGGGGCAGGGCTTGGCCGGGCGGATGCTCGACGAGCTCTACGCCGACGTCGCAGCCTCCAACGACATCCACTCCCTCGAAACCACCATCACCGACGACAACGAGGCCTCGCAGCGACTGTTCGGATCCTTCGCGCGTCGCTGGCAGGACGCCGCGATGACCGTCGACCCGCTCTTCGAACCCGCCCACTTCCCCGACGGGCACGGCGCCGAACGCCTCTACGAGATCGGCCCCATCACCCTGCCGGAGGGATTCGACGCCGCGAGCGAAGCACGCGAACCGATCGGAACGCGCGCATGA